One segment of Solanum stenotomum isolate F172 chromosome 1, ASM1918654v1, whole genome shotgun sequence DNA contains the following:
- the LOC125861983 gene encoding germin-like protein subfamily 1 member 17, with translation MRMWWFITTLVITAFTCNSPSYAYDNNPLQDICVAVNDSKAAVFVNGKICKDPKLATSNDFFASGFNVSGNAVPGFGFATKTADLNNMPGLNTLGLFFGRIDLEPQRLAPLHTHPRATELITILEGTIYAGFLVPNPANFFKSRLFSKVLNPGDVFVIPKGLIHFQYNVGNKKATYFAIFNSQNPGFVIIPNSIFASNPPISDDVLAKGFMLNKTEIAVLRKKFS, from the exons ATGAGGATGTGGTGGTTCATAACAACTTTAGTCATTACTGCTTTCACTTGTAATTCCCCTTCTTATGCTTATGATAACAACCCTCTACAGGACATATGTGTTGCTGTTAATGACTCTAAGGCTGCAG TTTTCGTGAACGGAAAGATTTGCAAAGACCCAAAGCTTGCAACATCGAATGATTTCTTTGCTTCAGGTTTTAATGTTAGTGGAAATGCAGTGCCTGGGTTTGGTTTTGCTACAAAGACTGCGGATCTGAACAACATGCCTGGACTTAACACTCTTGGTCTTTTTTTTGGTCGTATTGACTTGGAACCTCAACGTCTTGCTCCACTTCACACGCACCCTCGAGCTACTGAGCTGATAACTATCCTGGAGGGTACTATCTATGCAGGATTTCTTGTCCCCAATCCTGCAAACTTTTTTAAGAGTCGTCTCTTCTCCAAAGTCTTGAATCCTGGTGATGTGTTTGTAATCCCAAAAGGTCTTATTCACTTCCAGTATAATGTGGGAAACAAAAAAGCTACTTATTTCGCTATTTTCAACAGTCAAAATCCTGGATTTGTCATTATTCCTAATTCAATCTTTGCTTCAAATCCACCTATTTCGGACGACGTTCTTGCCAAAGGCTTCATGCTTAATAAGACAGAGATTGCAGTACTTCGAAAGAAATTCTCTTAG
- the LOC125861954 gene encoding germin-like protein subfamily 1 member 17 isoform X4 encodes MSMWWFVTTLVITVFISNSPVYAYDNNPLQDICVAVNDSHTSVFVNGKICKNPKFATANDFFASGLNVSGIAAPGAGGAAKFVDVNNMPGLNTLGISIGRVDLEPQRLVPFHTHPRATELITVLDGILYAGFLVPDPANFFKSRLFSKILYPGDVFVFPIGLIHFQFNVGNKKATYLTAFNSQNPGFIFIPNSIFGSNPPIPDDVLTQGFQLSKTQITELRRKFS; translated from the exons ATGAGCATGTGGTGGTTCGTAACAACTTTAGTCATTACTGTTTTCATTTCTAATTCCCCTGTTTATGCTTATGATAACAACCCTCTACAGGACATATGTGTTGCTGTTAACGACTCTCACACTTCAG TTTTCGTGAATGGAAAGATTTGCAAAAACCCAAAGTTTGCGACAGCAAATGATTTCTTTGCTTCAGGTCTTAATGTTAGTGGCATTGCAGCGCCCGGGGCTGGTGGTGCTGCAAAGTTTGTGGATGTAAACAACATGCCTGGACTTAACACTCTTGGTATTTCTATTGGTCGTGTTGACTTGGAACCTCAACGTCTTGTTCCATTTCACACGCACCCTCGAGCTACTGAGCTGATAACTGTCCTGGATGGTATTCTGTATGCAGGATTTCTTGTCCCTGATCCCGCAAACTTCTTTAAGAGTCGTCTCTTCTCCAAAATCTTGTATCCTGGCGATGTGTTTGTGTTCCCAATAGGTCTTATTCACTTCCAGTTTAATGTGGGAAACAAAAAAGCTACTTATCTCACTGCTTTCAACAGTCAAAATCCTGGATTTATCTTTATTCCTAATTCGATCTTTGGTTCAAATCCACCCATTCCGGACGACGTTCTTACCCAAGGCTTCCAACTTAGTAAGACACAGATTACAGAACTTCGAAGGAAATTCTCTTAG